In Legionella sp. PATHC035, a genomic segment contains:
- a CDS encoding adenylate/guanylate cyclase domain-containing protein, translating to MTQSHLELEILKTEKLRTTILSIIFILMALIWTIFFIHSPEVYYRQAKVSPMVMPSSLLAVAFYFLLMRIVVSQYMLHQKNIPLVIQYIKAFIEINIPTLGIIVLMNYHTPVYVLLMPPVLLYFIFIILSSLTLNEWLCGFSGMVAAIEYWFFSYYVLHYTPIEGIDYYLIAWYAFANRGGMLLVAGFATAFVTSQIKKQLFVAFEAQKERDRIEGIFGQHVSPEVVSKLLSKDGNLSEYIPVCVMFLDVRNFTHFTEVSEPSIAVNYLNNIFKFMVKIIHDNKGIINKFLGDGFMAVFGAPISSGNDVANAVNAALEIMKRTEEEVKKGHLPDLKLGIGLHFGHAVTGTIGTKKRQEYTIIGDVVNSAAHIEQLNKTYNSHILISEDAMKELPEMKGELVGNALLKHRDHPIKLYRLA from the coding sequence ATGACTCAATCTCATTTGGAATTGGAAATATTAAAAACTGAGAAGTTAAGGACAACCATTCTATCTATTATTTTTATTCTAATGGCTCTCATTTGGACAATATTTTTTATTCATTCTCCTGAAGTGTATTATCGACAGGCGAAAGTCTCGCCGATGGTTATGCCGAGTTCTTTACTGGCGGTCGCCTTTTATTTTTTATTAATGCGTATTGTTGTTTCTCAATACATGCTTCATCAGAAAAATATACCCCTCGTAATTCAATATATTAAAGCGTTCATCGAAATAAATATCCCAACACTAGGAATAATCGTTCTAATGAATTATCACACTCCAGTATATGTCCTTTTAATGCCACCTGTTTTGCTTTATTTTATTTTCATCATTCTTTCCTCACTGACCTTAAATGAATGGTTATGTGGGTTTTCAGGAATGGTTGCCGCCATTGAATATTGGTTTTTTTCCTATTACGTACTGCATTACACTCCAATCGAAGGAATTGATTACTATTTAATCGCATGGTATGCCTTTGCCAATCGAGGAGGAATGCTATTGGTTGCTGGGTTTGCTACCGCTTTTGTCACATCACAAATTAAAAAGCAATTGTTTGTAGCCTTTGAGGCACAAAAAGAACGGGACAGAATTGAAGGTATTTTTGGCCAACATGTTTCACCTGAAGTGGTCTCCAAATTATTATCCAAGGATGGTAATTTGAGTGAGTACATACCTGTGTGTGTTATGTTCTTGGACGTGCGAAATTTCACTCATTTTACTGAGGTCAGCGAACCATCAATTGCTGTGAATTATCTCAATAATATTTTTAAATTTATGGTCAAAATCATTCATGACAATAAAGGGATTATCAATAAATTTTTAGGTGATGGTTTTATGGCTGTATTTGGTGCACCGATATCGAGTGGCAATGATGTGGCTAATGCCGTAAACGCAGCGCTTGAGATTATGAAACGTACTGAAGAGGAAGTAAAAAAAGGGCATCTACCTGATCTCAAACTTGGAATAGGGCTCCATTTTGGTCATGCGGTAACCGGTACAATTGGGACTAAAAAAAGACAGGAATATACCATTATTGGTGATGTAGTCAATTCAGCAGCCCATATAGAGCAGTTAAATAAAACCTACAATTCTCATATTCTCATTTCTGAAGATGCCATGAAGGAATTACCTGAAATGAAGGGCGAATTGGTTGGTAATGCCCTGCTAAAACATCGCGATCATCCAATTAAATTATACAGATTAGCTTGA
- the gorA gene encoding glutathione-disulfide reductase has translation MKNNHFDLIVLGGGSGGIASAVRAAKHGAKVAVVEPNHLGGTCVNLGCVPKKIMFNASMICDIMHHASDYGFSTISSQLDWNTLVTKRNAYIERLRENYARRFAQFNITLIQGLGAFHDPHSIKVNDTFYQAPHIIIATGGKPSLPIIHGIQHAIDSDGFFALTKQPEKVAIIGSGYIGVELAGVLNSLGSETHLLMRGSRPLSRFDKVLGDTLMDIMQQQGIQIHANHKAQEINLHSDGRKSIVSAVSGSIINDVDVIIVAAGRTPRTSGLNLEKVKVATDEQGLVLVDAFQNTSAQGIYALGDVTNAPALTPVAIAAGRRLADRLFGQQPEACLNYDNICTVIFSHPPIGTVGLSEEEAIEQYGKEQIKVYQTRFTPMFDAFAEIKTPTVMKLVTLGTEEKIIGLHVIGLAADEMLQGFGVAIKMGACKKDFDNTVAIHPTSAEELVTMV, from the coding sequence ATGAAAAACAACCATTTTGATCTTATTGTATTAGGTGGAGGCAGTGGTGGTATCGCCAGTGCTGTTCGAGCTGCAAAACATGGTGCTAAAGTAGCAGTGGTAGAACCCAATCACTTGGGGGGTACTTGCGTTAATTTAGGCTGTGTCCCCAAAAAAATTATGTTCAATGCATCCATGATTTGTGACATCATGCACCATGCATCCGATTATGGGTTTTCTACTATCTCAAGCCAACTTGACTGGAATACCCTCGTTACGAAGCGTAATGCTTATATAGAACGACTCAGGGAAAACTATGCACGACGTTTTGCTCAATTTAATATCACCCTGATTCAAGGTTTAGGGGCATTTCACGATCCACACTCGATTAAAGTAAATGATACTTTTTATCAGGCACCCCATATTATCATTGCCACGGGTGGAAAGCCTTCGCTACCAATAATTCATGGGATTCAGCATGCAATTGACTCGGACGGTTTCTTTGCCTTAACCAAACAACCTGAGAAAGTTGCTATTATTGGAAGCGGCTATATCGGAGTGGAACTCGCCGGAGTATTAAACAGTCTAGGTAGTGAAACCCATCTTTTAATGCGAGGCTCTCGACCTTTATCTCGTTTTGATAAAGTTTTGGGAGACACATTAATGGATATAATGCAGCAACAAGGTATTCAGATTCATGCAAATCATAAAGCACAAGAAATCAATTTACATAGCGATGGCAGAAAATCCATAGTATCCGCCGTAAGCGGTTCCATTATTAACGATGTAGACGTAATTATTGTCGCCGCGGGACGAACTCCCCGAACATCAGGCTTAAATCTAGAAAAGGTAAAGGTTGCAACTGATGAGCAAGGTTTAGTTTTAGTTGATGCCTTTCAAAATACGAGTGCGCAGGGGATCTATGCTCTAGGTGATGTAACAAATGCACCTGCACTTACCCCTGTAGCAATTGCAGCGGGTCGACGTTTAGCTGATCGTTTATTTGGCCAGCAACCTGAGGCGTGTTTAAACTATGATAATATCTGTACTGTAATCTTTAGTCATCCTCCTATAGGAACAGTTGGGCTTAGTGAAGAAGAGGCCATTGAACAATACGGTAAAGAGCAGATTAAAGTATATCAAACTCGCTTTACCCCTATGTTTGATGCATTTGCTGAAATAAAAACACCTACAGTGATGAAATTAGTCACCTTAGGTACAGAAGAAAAAATTATCGGCTTGCACGTTATTGGATTAGCAGCAGATGAGATGCTCCAGGGTTTTGGTGTGGCAATAAAAATGGGCGCTTGTAAAAAAGATTTCGATAATACGGTTGCGATTCATCCCACAAGCGCTGAAGAATTGGTAACTATGGTTTAA
- a CDS encoding ParB/RepB/Spo0J family partition protein, with translation MHVEFHQIPIENIQAGQYQPREDFNDAALKELAQSIVSQGLIEPLIVRTIAKQRYEIIAGERRWRAAKMAGLHTVPCLIGNYTDKQACALTLIENIQREDLNLIEEASAYRRLIDEFHYHQDEIATLVGKSRSHIANIIRLLNLSEKIKDLIRDKSLSFGHARVLVGLNSAQQEYLAAQTIEQQWSVRQLEHAVRTQKNKDFALPKNAKKDRDVERLQAILSEQVGAPVQIINDNEHGGWLQVKFFDNDTLAGLLERLGLRYD, from the coding sequence ATGCACGTTGAATTTCATCAGATACCTATAGAAAACATTCAAGCAGGACAGTATCAACCCAGAGAAGATTTTAATGATGCTGCTTTGAAAGAACTCGCGCAATCGATTGTATCTCAAGGACTCATTGAACCTTTAATCGTAAGAACAATAGCGAAACAGCGTTATGAAATTATTGCGGGAGAGCGAAGATGGCGCGCAGCAAAAATGGCAGGATTACACACTGTACCTTGCCTCATCGGGAACTATACTGATAAACAGGCTTGTGCCCTCACTTTAATCGAAAATATTCAACGAGAAGATTTAAATTTGATTGAAGAGGCAAGCGCTTATCGGCGTTTGATTGATGAGTTTCATTATCATCAAGATGAAATTGCCACTTTAGTAGGAAAATCACGAAGCCATATTGCCAATATCATACGGTTACTGAATTTGAGTGAAAAAATAAAAGATTTAATTCGAGATAAAAGCTTATCTTTTGGTCATGCGCGAGTTCTCGTGGGGCTAAATTCGGCCCAGCAGGAATACTTAGCAGCACAAACCATAGAACAACAATGGTCTGTAAGACAGTTAGAACATGCTGTCCGGACACAAAAAAACAAAGATTTTGCCCTCCCCAAAAATGCGAAAAAAGATCGGGATGTCGAACGACTCCAAGCCATATTATCAGAACAAGTAGGTGCACCCGTGCAAATAATAAACGATAATGAGCATGGTGGATGGCTGCAAGTGAAATTTTTTGATAATGATACCCTTGCGGGACTTTTGGAGCGTTTAGGCTTAAGATATGATTAA
- a CDS encoding SGNH/GDSL hydrolase family protein: protein MPASEIKISRLVVLGDSLSDRGTFNKRMLFGFIPLGDIYEVGFDAPRGRFTNGFVWGDYFVTAIIEQFEIEHARKKLKVTRNARGNADVADAILANDHHLLSKNEKAFSLNSDKHILYKGERFARFYCEAGLTSYDYKTQLTLNPMDEAARLLLSHLAEKQKLLSADDKKYHISAREKAETLVIEWSGANDLITVNAEPTFLEADNAINARIANLETLIQQGYRNFVLLNLPDLSLTPKYKAKSTTEQNKAAECSAHFNEQLAIKVQQILKKYDGLDIPLNLSIFDVSKPFKEIYDHCKDYGFDEDKLTSPYIESEEFKQNQKNPVDQQEHISPAKGYMFWDILHPTMNMHSWLALKFKEAYNKIFKFTPPESSRKCCKEAEDAMGHFLPATYAHLPQDLVQIISTIHNNAINMAKSFSSSRREKGELLKQFIFELKCQSGNLREIDAFIKSFMHDPDNMKIIKKHHHPIYDFFAGKKTTRSEDHIGELSHALEAHLNIPEQLSM from the coding sequence ATGCCAGCATCTGAGATTAAGATTAGTCGTTTGGTGGTTTTGGGAGATAGTTTATCGGATAGGGGTACTTTTAATAAACGGATGCTTTTTGGTTTTATTCCTTTGGGAGATATTTATGAAGTAGGTTTTGATGCACCTCGAGGGCGATTTACCAACGGATTTGTCTGGGGAGATTATTTTGTTACAGCAATTATTGAACAATTTGAAATAGAACATGCGCGAAAAAAACTGAAAGTCACGCGGAATGCACGAGGGAATGCAGACGTGGCCGATGCAATTTTAGCGAATGATCATCATTTATTGAGCAAAAATGAGAAGGCATTTAGTCTCAATAGCGATAAACATATTTTATACAAAGGAGAACGCTTTGCTCGTTTCTATTGCGAAGCGGGTTTAACCTCATACGATTATAAGACACAACTCACGCTGAATCCCATGGATGAAGCAGCTCGATTGCTCTTAAGTCATTTAGCAGAGAAACAAAAGTTACTCAGTGCGGACGATAAAAAATATCATATTAGCGCTCGGGAAAAAGCTGAAACTTTAGTTATTGAATGGTCTGGGGCGAATGATTTAATTACGGTAAATGCTGAACCTACTTTTCTTGAAGCAGATAATGCAATCAATGCGCGAATCGCCAATCTTGAAACCTTGATTCAACAAGGGTATAGAAATTTTGTTCTATTGAATTTACCGGATCTCTCCCTAACGCCAAAATATAAGGCTAAAAGTACAACAGAACAGAATAAAGCCGCTGAATGCTCGGCACATTTTAATGAGCAGTTGGCAATTAAAGTACAACAAATCCTCAAAAAATATGATGGTCTAGACATCCCGCTGAATCTTTCCATTTTCGATGTCAGTAAACCATTTAAAGAAATTTATGATCATTGCAAAGATTATGGTTTTGATGAGGATAAATTAACATCTCCCTATATTGAGTCGGAAGAATTTAAGCAAAATCAAAAAAATCCTGTGGATCAACAAGAACACATTTCGCCAGCCAAAGGCTACATGTTTTGGGACATCTTACATCCTACAATGAATATGCATTCTTGGTTAGCACTAAAATTTAAAGAGGCATACAATAAAATTTTTAAATTTACTCCTCCTGAATCATCAAGAAAATGCTGTAAGGAAGCAGAAGATGCAATGGGACATTTTTTACCTGCCACTTACGCCCATTTGCCGCAAGATTTAGTACAAATAATCAGTACCATCCATAACAATGCAATCAATATGGCTAAGTCATTTAGCTCATCACGTCGTGAAAAAGGCGAGTTATTGAAACAATTTATTTTTGAACTGAAGTGTCAAAGTGGTAATTTACGAGAGATTGATGCTTTTATAAAATCATTTATGCACGATCCAGACAATATGAAAATAATAAAAAAACACCATCACCCCATATATGATTTTTTTGCGGGTAAAAAAACGACCCGCTCCGAAGATCATATTGGTGAACTCAGCCATGCGCTTGAAGCACATCTTAATATTCCCGAACAACTCAGCATGTGA
- a CDS encoding serine/threonine transporter produces the protein MSSNESTAILSSLAVNKKYSWTKHDTVWMLSLYGTAVGAGTLFLPIDAGLNGIWPLIIMAVLAFPMTYFSHRALCRFVLSGSSNQNDITDVVEEHFGTFAGRILTGLYFFAIYPILLMYSVAITNTTESFLVNQLGMSAPPRALLAIVLILALMAIVRFGQEIIVKSMSLMVYPFATILLFLSLYLIPNWNNAILQQSNSLHANGGHGLLMTLWLVIPVMVFSFNHSPIISSFAVNQKERYGSDADKRSTSIMRYSHLLMVFSVMFFVFSCVFSLSPQDLMQAKQQNISILSYLANHFKTPLIACIAPIIAFIAISKSFLGHYLGAKEGLSSIIVNMLKSTGTTISPGKLQRIIEIFMVLTCWIVATINPNILKMIETLGGPVIAALLFIMPMFAIAKIPAMKKYQSNTVSNVFTTAIGIIAISAIVYGLF, from the coding sequence ATGTCATCAAATGAATCTACAGCAATACTTTCATCTCTTGCAGTGAATAAAAAATATTCTTGGACAAAACACGATACCGTCTGGATGCTTAGCCTTTACGGAACTGCTGTAGGCGCGGGAACCTTATTTCTTCCAATCGATGCCGGATTAAATGGAATTTGGCCGTTAATTATTATGGCGGTACTTGCCTTCCCTATGACCTACTTCTCCCATCGTGCGTTATGCCGCTTCGTTTTATCCGGATCTTCGAACCAAAATGACATCACCGATGTAGTTGAAGAGCATTTTGGTACTTTTGCAGGAAGAATACTCACGGGTCTATATTTCTTTGCCATTTACCCCATCTTATTAATGTACAGCGTAGCCATTACCAATACCACTGAAAGCTTTCTTGTCAATCAGTTGGGCATGTCCGCTCCTCCTAGAGCACTTTTAGCCATAGTGCTCATCCTTGCACTCATGGCTATAGTACGTTTTGGACAGGAGATTATCGTTAAATCAATGTCCTTAATGGTGTATCCTTTTGCGACGATATTATTATTTTTATCTCTTTATTTAATTCCCAACTGGAACAACGCTATTCTACAACAAAGCAATTCATTACATGCGAACGGCGGACATGGTCTTTTAATGACTTTATGGTTAGTCATTCCAGTTATGGTATTTTCCTTCAATCATTCACCGATTATTTCCTCTTTTGCCGTCAATCAAAAAGAGCGATATGGTAGTGATGCGGATAAACGTAGCACATCAATTATGCGATACAGCCATTTACTGATGGTCTTTTCGGTAATGTTTTTTGTATTTAGCTGTGTTTTTAGTCTTTCACCTCAAGATCTGATGCAGGCCAAACAACAAAACATTTCCATCCTGTCTTATCTAGCGAATCACTTTAAAACACCACTCATTGCATGCATTGCACCGATCATTGCCTTTATTGCGATTTCCAAATCATTTCTAGGTCATTATTTGGGCGCTAAAGAGGGTCTAAGCAGTATTATTGTAAATATGTTAAAATCGACTGGAACAACAATAAGTCCAGGCAAGCTCCAGCGAATTATTGAAATTTTTATGGTACTAACCTGCTGGATTGTAGCGACCATAAACCCCAATATCTTAAAAATGATAGAAACATTAGGTGGGCCGGTCATTGCTGCGTTATTGTTTATCATGCCTATGTTTGCCATTGCCAAAATTCCTGCAATGAAAAAATATCAGTCAAATACAGTAAGCAATGTATTTACCACAGCTATAGGCATCATCGCTATTTCGGCAATCGTATATGGTCTGTTTTAA
- a CDS encoding organic hydroperoxide resistance protein, whose protein sequence is MKALYTATARTHGGREGHIETSDGLLRLDLAKPKELGGQSDGTNPEELFAAGYAACFESAMRHVARLQNIPLKDASILSQVSLYSTPEHGFKLGVEMHAHVVGLNQKDAEDLVAKAHEVCPYSKAIQGNVDVAFKVSAE, encoded by the coding sequence ATGAAAGCACTTTATACCGCAACAGCGCGCACACATGGTGGCCGAGAGGGCCACATAGAAACATCAGACGGCTTATTAAGACTGGACCTTGCGAAACCTAAAGAACTTGGTGGCCAAAGTGACGGTACTAATCCCGAAGAATTATTTGCTGCCGGTTATGCTGCATGTTTCGAGAGTGCCATGCGTCATGTCGCTCGTTTACAGAACATTCCTTTAAAAGATGCCTCTATTCTTTCTCAAGTCTCCCTGTATTCCACACCAGAACACGGATTTAAACTTGGAGTTGAAATGCACGCTCATGTCGTGGGTCTGAATCAAAAAGATGCAGAAGATTTAGTAGCCAAAGCTCATGAAGTGTGTCCCTATTCTAAAGCAATTCAAGGCAATGTGGATGTGGCATTTAAAGTAAGTGCAGAATAA
- a CDS encoding metallophosphoesterase has protein sequence MQLNPLKVVLLIFCFLHSVHAAPNFLTISDIHYGSSNSSNDGEDTGPEFFNIAMKEYEKLSEKVDFILCLGDLPTHSLFNSSKKGEFEKTVFEELDKNDKGQKPIFYVTGNNDSLLGNYQPFEANGVSPLNYAAGWNGACAHCKELIIDASHMSHDGYYSSYVIPGNKQIILIALNATQWTKTPVLSQYPNQEQDAAIQLSWLNQQLKTHHAKQLLIAMHEPPGNSYQGTPIWHKKYVHEFIKILNNNKKSYGEITLLSSHTHMDELRKISLDHGTNIYAYSTPSVSRVHHNYPGMKIFNLDNHLKIKNYTTYYTSDINSWSDQHYQAIGKTDAIFPHCQHKTLSQCLNSLNANQVCNYLDKGLFYGVKSPNVPTHECNIIYKVTSD, from the coding sequence ATGCAATTGAACCCACTTAAAGTTGTTTTATTGATTTTTTGTTTTCTTCATTCAGTGCATGCAGCACCTAATTTTTTAACTATTAGTGATATTCATTACGGCAGTAGTAACTCATCAAATGATGGGGAGGACACGGGGCCAGAATTTTTCAATATTGCTATGAAAGAATATGAAAAATTAAGCGAAAAAGTAGATTTTATTCTTTGCTTAGGTGATTTACCCACTCACTCTTTATTCAATTCATCGAAAAAGGGCGAGTTCGAAAAAACCGTATTCGAAGAGTTGGATAAAAACGACAAAGGGCAGAAACCTATTTTTTATGTTACAGGGAATAACGATTCCTTACTTGGTAATTATCAACCTTTCGAAGCGAATGGTGTTTCTCCATTAAATTATGCTGCAGGCTGGAATGGAGCCTGTGCTCATTGTAAAGAATTGATTATCGATGCCAGTCACATGAGCCACGATGGATATTATTCCAGTTATGTGATACCTGGAAATAAACAAATTATCTTAATTGCTCTAAATGCAACTCAATGGACAAAAACACCCGTACTTTCTCAATACCCCAATCAAGAACAGGATGCCGCCATCCAACTTTCATGGCTCAATCAACAATTAAAAACACATCATGCCAAACAACTATTAATTGCTATGCATGAACCCCCTGGGAATTCATACCAGGGAACACCTATTTGGCATAAAAAGTACGTGCATGAATTTATAAAAATATTAAATAACAATAAAAAATCGTATGGAGAAATTACCCTGCTTTCTTCACATACCCATATGGATGAGCTCAGAAAAATCAGTTTAGATCATGGCACCAATATATATGCTTACTCTACGCCAAGTGTTAGTCGCGTCCATCATAATTACCCGGGGATGAAAATATTTAACCTCGATAATCATCTTAAAATTAAAAATTATACTACCTATTACACGAGCGATATAAACAGCTGGAGTGATCAGCATTATCAAGCGATAGGTAAAACGGATGCCATTTTTCCACATTGTCAGCACAAAACCTTATCCCAATGCTTGAATTCGTTAAATGCAAATCAGGTATGTAATTATTTAGATAAAGGTTTGTTTTACGGAGTAAAAAGCCCTAATGTGCCAACTCATGAATGCAATATAATATATAAAGTTACTTCTGATTGA
- the dacB gene encoding D-alanyl-D-alanine carboxypeptidase/D-alanyl-D-alanine-endopeptidase: MRKTLTGVFLLALSAFAYSASIQTEVDRLINRVNPNVNLGIVVLDLTSGKVLYRRNAQRLYIPASNLKLFSEAAALMVLGPDYRFKNQLSMSAGKIQQGVLQGNVYVRLSGDPSFSRDDLNTLLSSLKEWNIHAIQGNVYIDSSLANVDPYPPGWLTTDLSYSYGAPNAPVMVDSNRLTVTVNPGAQAGDPAVVEVDDGGGAISLNNQTTTKADSKGCGVGFTLDQENHLTVRGCVGVGQWAVQQRLAIKNPLMYAQAMIKSQLAKSNIQLNGQVQLGKTPVGSLLIATQHSKQLSQLMADTLKPSDNLYADSLYLHAAEKLNKGIPVNWRDAQPLIKNFLQSQTGIDFSNAIFTDGSGLSRYSLVTPEQTISLLKFLYQRFPLSYEYIAALPISGRDGTLQKRFKIPTQQGFVRAKTGTMTGINSLSGYLYTANGHTLAFAMYVNRQPGKASGPGRPVLDALCTYFLQNSPGSSRLSRIFSPHQRVSFQLNPTQAERQKAHQAKWRRLESALRTALRGQSVNVIYRGNELIVNDNQGDPGKVWSTLQAVVKKYPFAVMLSAKTLSINPSGNPALLWVETLDLPNQTRTWSIREAA, from the coding sequence ATGAGAAAGACATTGACTGGCGTGTTTTTATTGGCCTTATCCGCATTCGCATATAGCGCCAGTATCCAAACTGAAGTAGATCGTTTAATTAATCGCGTTAACCCCAATGTCAATCTTGGAATTGTCGTCCTTGACCTCACTTCCGGTAAGGTTTTATATCGTCGCAATGCACAACGATTATACATCCCTGCGAGTAATTTGAAACTTTTTTCTGAAGCAGCGGCGTTAATGGTACTTGGGCCAGACTATCGTTTTAAAAACCAATTAAGTATGAGCGCAGGAAAAATACAACAAGGGGTGCTGCAGGGGAACGTTTATGTGCGACTGAGTGGGGATCCTTCTTTTAGTCGTGATGATCTGAATACCCTGCTTTCCTCCTTGAAAGAATGGAACATCCATGCCATTCAAGGTAACGTGTACATTGACAGTAGCCTGGCTAATGTAGACCCCTATCCACCCGGATGGCTGACAACTGATTTATCTTACAGCTATGGTGCACCCAACGCGCCAGTGATGGTTGACTCCAATCGCTTGACCGTCACCGTAAATCCTGGAGCTCAAGCTGGCGATCCTGCTGTGGTTGAAGTAGATGATGGCGGTGGCGCCATTTCCCTAAATAACCAGACAACCACCAAAGCCGATAGCAAAGGCTGTGGTGTAGGTTTCACTCTGGATCAAGAGAATCATTTAACAGTTCGCGGTTGCGTTGGCGTTGGACAGTGGGCAGTGCAACAACGGCTGGCAATAAAAAATCCTCTAATGTATGCCCAAGCCATGATCAAGAGTCAATTAGCAAAGTCGAATATCCAACTCAATGGCCAGGTCCAATTAGGTAAAACTCCAGTTGGCTCTTTATTAATAGCGACACAGCACTCCAAACAGCTATCACAATTGATGGCAGATACATTAAAGCCTTCAGATAACCTCTATGCAGACAGCCTGTACTTGCATGCTGCGGAAAAACTCAATAAGGGAATACCCGTCAACTGGCGAGATGCTCAACCCTTAATTAAGAACTTTTTACAGTCACAAACAGGCATTGATTTCAGCAATGCAATTTTTACTGATGGCTCAGGTTTATCAAGGTACAGTTTGGTAACCCCAGAACAAACGATATCCTTATTAAAATTCCTATACCAACGTTTTCCATTATCCTATGAGTACATCGCCGCATTACCGATATCAGGACGTGATGGAACATTGCAAAAAAGATTTAAAATTCCAACTCAACAAGGATTTGTGCGCGCTAAAACAGGGACAATGACTGGAATAAACAGTCTCTCAGGGTATTTATATACTGCCAATGGCCATACTTTAGCTTTTGCAATGTATGTTAACCGACAACCAGGTAAAGCGTCAGGCCCTGGCCGACCTGTGTTGGATGCCCTATGTACTTACTTCTTGCAAAATAGTCCCGGAAGCAGTCGCTTGAGTCGCATTTTTTCACCGCATCAACGTGTTAGTTTTCAATTGAATCCGACCCAAGCAGAAAGACAAAAAGCACATCAAGCAAAATGGCGACGATTGGAATCAGCACTACGAACTGCTCTGCGAGGCCAATCGGTTAATGTCATCTATCGAGGCAATGAACTGATAGTAAATGACAACCAGGGTGATCCTGGAAAAGTATGGTCAACATTGCAAGCGGTGGTCAAAAAATATCCTTTTGCGGTCATGCTGTCGGCTAAGACGCTATCGATTAATCCTTCTGGTAACCCGGCGCTACTCTGGGTAGAAACCCTCGATTTACCCAATCAGACACGGACCTGGAGTATTCGCGAAGCGGCTTAG
- a CDS encoding gamma carbonic anhydrase family protein: MNNSIRSFQGKSPSIGQRVFIDPTSVVIGDVFLGDDVSVWPMAVIRGDVNSIKIGNACSIQDGAVLHVTHEGPYTPGGQPLILGQGITIGHQAVLHGCRVDDFCLIGMGALILDAVHIEHHVMVAAGSVVTPGKKLESGYLYLGNPAKAIRKLTAQEIERLEYSAQHYVRLKDNYLVSI, from the coding sequence ATGAATAATTCAATTCGTAGTTTTCAAGGTAAATCACCTTCAATTGGCCAAAGAGTGTTCATAGATCCTACATCAGTAGTCATTGGTGATGTATTTCTGGGCGACGATGTATCGGTTTGGCCTATGGCCGTGATACGCGGAGATGTGAACTCCATTAAAATAGGCAATGCCTGTAGCATACAAGATGGCGCTGTTTTGCATGTTACCCATGAGGGCCCTTACACTCCTGGTGGACAACCATTAATTTTAGGCCAGGGGATTACAATTGGACATCAAGCCGTATTGCATGGTTGTAGGGTGGATGATTTCTGTCTCATTGGTATGGGCGCTTTAATTTTAGATGCCGTACACATTGAACATCATGTAATGGTTGCTGCTGGTTCTGTAGTCACTCCTGGAAAGAAATTGGAGAGTGGTTATTTATATCTTGGTAACCCAGCTAAAGCAATTCGAAAATTAACTGCTCAAGAAATCGAAAGGTTAGAATATTCAGCACAACATTATGTGCGGCTGAAAGATAACTATTTGGTATCCATTTAA